From Candidatus Bathyarchaeota archaeon, a single genomic window includes:
- a CDS encoding MBL fold metallo-hydrolase, whose protein sequence is MRGRIVRKPVQHLRGSLKVWELRSPGLKHLVITHLHRDYVGLVNYTKSISKAEAYAHEKACGLVEAT, encoded by the coding sequence ATGCGGGGGAGAATAGTCAGGAAGCCCGTTCAGCATTTGAGAGGCAGTTTGAAGGTCTGGGAGCTGAGGTCTCCAGGCCTTAAACATCTAGTGATAACTCATCTCCATAGGGATTACGTGGGGCTTGTTAATTACACCAAGTCTATTTCGAAGGCGGAGGCCTATGCCCATGAGAAGGCCTGTGGTCTAGTAGAAGCAACCTAG
- a CDS encoding Glu/Leu/Phe/Val dehydrogenase: protein MSRGLYALDKGERINAWESQLRIVKRASELLELENSFYEAVSRPKSILQVSIPLRMDDGSMRYYEAYRIHHNDARGPFKGGIRYHPLVDLDTEKALAAWMTWKCAVVNIPFGGAKGGVACDPKKLSRRELEMLTRGYASAIFRFVGIDLDIPAPDIGTDSQVMAWFLDEYSKLTGKFVPGVITGKPLELGGSAGRTAATGRGCFIVGLEASKAFKIPLKDARISIQGFGNVAYHAAVNFFDAGARIVAVSDSQGGIKSEVGVDPRSLMEHKRRTGSVMNYPGTERIGSLDPLTVDCDILIPAAMENMITETNAGDVKAKLVLEGANGPTTPEADRILEEKGVIVAPDILTNAGGVTVSYFEWVQNRTGLYWTEDEVDKRLGEIMRRSFEEVKNMAERYQVSMRLGAYAIAVGRVAEAMRIQGRI from the coding sequence ATGAGTCGTGGTTTATATGCCTTGGATAAGGGAGAGAGAATAAACGCATGGGAATCTCAGCTAAGGATAGTGAAAAGAGCATCTGAACTCCTCGAGCTTGAGAACTCCTTCTACGAGGCCGTCAGCAGGCCCAAGTCTATCCTTCAAGTCTCCATACCTCTCAGGATGGATGATGGCTCTATGAGGTACTATGAGGCCTATAGAATACATCACAACGATGCTAGGGGACCCTTTAAGGGGGGAATCAGATACCACCCTCTAGTCGATCTCGATACTGAGAAGGCCTTAGCCGCCTGGATGACATGGAAATGCGCCGTTGTGAACATCCCTTTCGGTGGCGCAAAGGGAGGGGTTGCCTGTGATCCCAAGAAGCTCTCGAGGAGGGAACTGGAGATGCTGACGAGGGGTTATGCCTCAGCAATATTCAGGTTTGTTGGGATTGACCTAGATATCCCAGCTCCAGATATAGGCACAGATAGCCAGGTCATGGCATGGTTCCTCGACGAGTATTCAAAATTGACGGGAAAGTTCGTGCCAGGAGTAATCACTGGAAAACCCCTCGAGCTTGGAGGCTCTGCTGGTAGAACAGCAGCTACTGGCCGAGGGTGCTTCATCGTGGGCCTTGAGGCCTCTAAAGCCTTTAAAATTCCATTGAAGGATGCGCGGATATCGATTCAAGGGTTTGGCAACGTCGCGTATCATGCCGCTGTTAATTTCTTTGATGCCGGGGCTAGGATAGTAGCCGTAAGCGACAGCCAAGGAGGGATAAAATCTGAGGTGGGTGTCGATCCCAGAAGTCTCATGGAACATAAGAGGAGAACTGGCTCAGTTATGAATTACCCTGGTACTGAAAGGATAGGTTCTCTGGATCCGCTTACAGTAGACTGTGACATTCTCATTCCCGCAGCGATGGAGAATATGATAACCGAGACTAACGCAGGGGATGTAAAGGCCAAGCTCGTACTCGAGGGAGCCAACGGGCCTACAACACCAGAGGCGGACAGAATACTCGAGGAAAAGGGAGTGATAGTTGCACCCGACATCCTAACCAACGCTGGAGGTGTGACGGTAAGCTACTTCGAGTGGGTTCAAAACAGAACCGGGCTCTATTGGACTGAGGATGAGGTGGATAAACGGCTAGGGGAGATAATGAGGAGAAGCTTCGAGGAGGTTAAAAATATGGCTGAGAGGTATCAGGTATCGATGAGGCTTGGAGCCTATGCCATTGCAGTTGGGAGGGTGGCTGAGGCGATGAGGATACAAGGAAGGATCTAG